GCTAAAACTCCCTCTGGTACACGAGGATAAGCTGTGAACTTTGTTCTTACCGTCCCCTTTGTAGCAGTTCCCAATGAGCTGGTCCTGTGGTCAGGTTAAAAGCCCCTGGATATATCAGCAGCTGGCAAcctttgttgaaagaaaaataaaacccatgTATCATTAAGAGGAAGATGGTTTACTCTAGAGTGGCCCTTCACATTGAGACTCAAGCCCAGGCTTCTTCCCGTACTTCCTGACCTCTGCTCAAAATGGAACCAAACAAAGCCCATCCCTGCATGACATGAGCCATCACTTATGTCAGGCAAAGCCCTGTGATATGTTATCAAGTGTGGGAATATTCCCCATCTCCATCACTCCATCAGCAGAGACGTATCAGGAAATGATTGTCACTTTTCTCAAGGAGAACAGACAGTAGTCTGGGccacaaaatgcattttatgttACAGGGTGAGGATAAGAGTGTCTGATCACAGACTGCCCAGTATGCACCACCTTGAAACAGTCCAATGTAGTTCAAGCCTTAGGGCTACCCATGCACCACCATTAGGTGACTCAGTCTCACCTTTCTGTCCGTAGATCTGAGCCATCTCAGCAAATCTCATATCATAGCAGATGCCCAGGCCCACTTTACAGTAGGCTGTTCTCAAAACACAAGAGACAATGGTCATATTGTTATCATGAGTGCACAAAAATAATCACAAGACTAGATGTAGCCACCGGGCCAGCTGTAAGTTTCTATGTCTCAAAGTAACAAGAGGAGCTATATTTAAATGCGTGTCTTTATCTGTAACAAGCGTTCACTATTTCTAGGGGTGAAGAATTCATGCTTCATAACAAGGGGAAGGCTGTGAGGAGGAGTCTTATCTACCCTTTAAAAACAGCCATTTCCACaaaatcatggaaaaaaaatcaggtcgATCCTCTCTGATTTAGCTGCAggtttttcaattattttcaaGGAAAGAAAGTGCTCCCTGCTCTTCATGGACCAGAGATACCACAGCCACGTCCTTCCTTACAGCACGTGCGCTGCCAGGAGGGAAAGGTGACCCCAGGAGATGACTCTCCAGAAAGCTCGGTAAAGCGAACATGTTGGTTTTTTGAACACTGACAGGATGGGGAGAAGTTGTCTTGCTTTGTCCAGTGTACTTCATTCAAGACCATTAGAATGGGATTTAGAGTTAATTGTCTCCTTTACATCACTCACATGAAACAATGTCCCAGTGCAGCTGCTTGCCACATGTATTCTTTTCCAAGCCATGTTTTATAAGAACCATTTAAAGAGGTAGCCACTATTTAGAAACACAGTAATTTCTCTGTAACAAATCAAGAGGACACTATTTACTATGGGAAGTGCCATGATGTATTCTTCAGCCCTTTGAACTCTTCTGACCTTCAGCAATCACATTGCCTTTAAAAGTGACCCACGCACTTGGAACAAACTTAAACTATGTTTTCCATGTTTGTCAGATGCCTAATATAAATCTAAAGGTCCattgctggggaggaggagggagaagagaacTCCAGAATGACTGTAGTGTTACTGTGGTAGAGCTCCTTAAAGAAGGGGCTTGTCTTATACTCACGAGTATCAAACATGGACAAACTATTCCCTGGACTCAGTGTTTCAGACTCTTTGAACTGTATCTTCCCAGGGATATTAATGTCGAACAAATGAACCTGTAATTACAGTATGATGAATAACCATTAACAACCATTTCTCTGCCTCAGATTTGACTATTAGGCACGTTTTCTTAGCGTTTTCTAGACAACTCTTTGTCAAAATCCCAACTAAACATTGCTTAATTGTGGGATCTCCTAAAGATGActtaaaacagttttcttctttacagAAATGCAGATGTTTAAAGTTATcttttgaaaaatcaaaaacccaaaactgccCATTTTAATAATTCCCGTGACTCAAATGATACACATATTGAACGTTTACACTGCTTACCAATTAACCTGTCCTTCTCCCATGCCATAATAGAGGGTAGCTAATAATAGctataaaaaaatcacagaatcatagaattcttacagttggaaaacacatttaagatcatcgagtccaaccagtcacctcaaACTGTGAAGCCCGTCACTTAACTAAACCTCAGCACTttatctatgtgtcttttgagtatctccaaggatggtgacttcaccatctccctgggcagcccattccaatgtttaataaccctttcagtgaaaaagttcttcctaatgtccatctaaacctccctttgcgcaacttgagcctgtttcctcatgttctatcacttataactgcagagaaaagaccgaaccccacctcactacaactgcCCTCCagtagttgtagaaagtgatcacgtctcctctcagcctcctcttctccaggtgaAACaactccagctctctcagctgttcctcatcagacttgttctccagacccctCCTCaactttgttgcccatctctggacacgctccagcatctcaatgtccttcttgtggcaagtggcccagaactggacacggtaattgaggtgtggcctcaccagctcCGAGTACAGGGGgaaaatcacttccctggtcctgtttgccacactatttctgatacaagccaggatgccattggccttcttggccacctgggcacactgctggctcatattcagccaaCTGTCAATTAACAACCCTaggtccttttccacaagacagctctcaagccactctgctccaagcctcctcagctcaagagggacagggaactgctggagagagtccagcacaggggactggaacatcttctttattaggaaaggctgtgggaactgcgGCTGTTCatcctagagaagaggagactgaggggggatctcattaatatttacaagtatttgaaaggtgcatgtcaagaggatggggcaacacttttttctgtagtgtccagtgacaggactagaggtaatggacaaaagctgggacacagtaagttccacttaaggaaaagctcctttcctgtaagggtgagggagccttggcacaggctgcccagggagggtgtggagtctccttctctggagcatttcaaaacctgtctggagttcctgtgtgacctgatgtaggtgaaccttctttggcaggggggttggactaaatgatctttagaggttctttccaacccctacattctgtgattctgtgatcttgatCTAATGAGTAattttgcaaaagaaaggaTACATATAGAATGTCTTGAATTTGTCAGTATGATTTTAAACTATATTAAAGTAGGTGGTATTTTCCTCTGTAAGATTTGAGTCTCATTTCTACAAAACTTGTACAGAAAATACCTTCACACCAAGTCATAAAGTTTCCACAAGTTGAGCTATGCAGATGCCTCAGCCCCTGCAGATGGTCCCTATCCTTCCCTTTCAATGGAAGACTCTGTTTCTGACTAGAGGTTCCTAATAATACAACTGTTTTTATAAGACTATTTATTCATATTTGCACACTACAAGCCTGCATTCATTCTACAAACAACTGCTGGGCTTGCAGGCTGCTGTGGTATGACAGACTGAAGGCAAAGCAGTACTTTAGGAAGTGATCAATAGTGTAGCTAAGCACTGAATcagttaaaagaagaaattaataccTACACCCAAGAGGTGTTCCACTCACCACCTCATTTGTTCCAAGTAAccttgcattcttttttttttatttttccgtTGACAGAAACGAGCTGTTGTTCACTTAAGGAATACCAGTATGCACAGTCAGATGAACAAAATCCATCCGCTATGATTATGCATAGCAGGCAGTTTCTCAGGAGGCACAAAGCAGCATCCAGGCAGAGGGCAACAAAGCATCTCCCACAGGCAGGCGATACAGCCTAACCACTGAACCTGGACTGCCGGTGTCTGCACTAATCGTACAATCAGCACACAAAATGTGTGAAGAATGGTACTTATGATGACAGAAAGACTCAATCCACTGGGAATCTGAGGGAAAATTCTGATTCCACTTAAGTGATGACATATTTCAGACCTCGACCAAGGTACACGGAGGGGTTGGATCAGGATTTACTCTGTACCACAGTTTTCCCAGCATCTGGGAAAAGCCAATCATGCCTTCTGCATTTTTGTCATCCTTATACAGGACAAATTTATGACCATCTTTTAAAGGGGTGTTTACATGCCCTGAATAAAAATTACTGGTAATCTCACTGATAGTATACATCTTACTATTAATGCATGATCCTACTAATTCATGTTACCTTTAGGCACAAATGAAATTGTTTGTACAATAATACTCTGACATCTTACCTTCCTATGCTTTGCCAACAGAACACCATCAGGCCCAAAGACAGTACATGTATTATATAGCTTTCCACCATCCTCTTCTGGAATAGATCCTTTGTAAAAGCAAGAACAAAGATTTCCCCCACTGAATTAGTGAGATTTTTAATCTGATGGCATTAATAGACATTGctcattttcccctcaatgAGAAGGTCACCAAGAGTGAACTACCTCCAATGAGATATATGCTGCACTCCTTTGCAACTTCTGAGAGCTTTTCTGTTGATTCTCCAGGGATCTTTTCTGCATACTCCTTAAAGTATTGGGTTCCATATGGAGAATTAAAGCATTCCTAGAATtagaggggaaagaagaaaaaaaaaaaaagttaaaatgcaGTAACACCACTACAAAGAGACGTACTTGACCTTTCAAACCCCTCTCTATCAATGTTCTCATGCAATCTTTAGCTACAGGAGTTTAGTTCACAGAAGGTCTGTaagcaaatgagaaaatataGGGAAGCTGGGAAGACCTTAACAATTAGTGAAAATGCATGGGGTGGCTTGGTGTGCCAAACAGAACACAGTTTAGGAGTATCATGCAAGCTGCAAGTAACAAGGCTAGTATATTTTTCAGTCTAAACTTAGCAAGATCACAAGGGATGTTCTCAACAGAAAAATGAACCAAGTTCTACCTAGCTCACTGGACAAGTTACAAGCTAAAGGAATGGTCTCTTTAGCTTGTGAAATGCTTGTGCTTGTCTGCAGCCcatgatttcatttttaaaaggtccTATTGCAAAAGCATGCATTTCTcaaaattactgatttttttgcTCAAACAATCCTTTAAATCCTATATCCTCACACCTGAATAGTATCTTCTGCCCTAGGTGCAAGTTATTTGCTATCCCTCAGAGCCAGGCCTGTAAACTTTAGACAATAAAATTAACAGAGCCATTTAGACGCCTGAACTAGGTGGCTAGTGATATCCAGAACTTGCACTCTGCATTATGTTTCCCAGCTCTGTGAAAATGTATGACACCCCCTCAACActtttttgttctctgaagGAGTACAGACGAAGGCCACAGGCTATCAAACAGTACCAGCAGCTACCCTTCAGCAAGTGATTCCAGTCGAAGCATCTGCCTCAATTGTTACCTTTGCTCACAGGAAGCTGTAAAAAGACTCCCCCTCCCCTAACCAAAGATAATAAAGGTGTGAATAACACAATATACATTTATGCCTTAACTGCTCCAGCAAACTTCTTAAGGACTGTAGTAAAGTCTACTGAAATGGAGTAACCAAACCAAAACTGGACGAATGTTTTTTCCCACATAGACACTGGACCTGCTCGTGCCAGCAAATCCACAGCAGGATCTGTAGACggaagaggcaggacagagAGTTTCTGCAGGCTGTCAAATGAGCTTCCCAGGCTTTTGAAAGCTGGACTGAACTTcggggaaaggaaaacaatgcCAACTGCTTCCACCTTCATCTTGCCACTTGCAGTGTCTAGGCACGGCTTccagagagctggcagagctctgctcacgcttgagcagcagcacacagggctGTTCCCAAGTTGACCCTGCAGCAAGACTGCACAGATCACTCTGCTCTCCAAAAGTGGTAAGAATACAGTGTCAGATCTTTGAATTGCTTTCTGTCAATTTCTAGATTCAAATGGTTTTGGGTTTATATCCATAAACATTACAAATTGGTCTTCTCTGGTTCACAAATGAAAAAAGTTTAATGCGTAAAGgcatacaacagaaaaactgcCACATCTGCAGAGGTGTAGATTATATACTCAGTGCAAATTACTTCTGTTCTTTGCATTCATGCCCATATCCTAGTGCCAGCACAAAATTTACCCCCCAAAGTCTGTGAAAAACCTTGCCCTTGTTTGAAAACTTTAACTCTAAAAACAGAAATTATCACTGGCAAAGTCAGTGTCTCAGCTAAACAGGTCTGTGAAACTCAGTGTTTGTAGTCATGACAAAATTAGCAAATCATTGATAATCTCAGTGCAGGAGGCCCAACCAGAATAACCAAAGGTCATATTTGCAACACAAGACCTGTGTTAGCACAGAGGAGCTGGCAAGGTTGTTTAATTTTCACCTGCaacagcaagaggaaaaatattctgTGTGTAAAACATTCAGACCAAAAGTTCACCCAGAGAAGAACTTTGTACTCCTGAGTCAGATACTGCAGGGCACAGGAGTAACACTTGTACCCcctggaagagaggaaggaagctCAAAGCTGCACTAGGAAGGTTACCTCATTGCCAGCACACTCATCTGCGTGATAAATGAAATCCAAAAGTAAATCAGAAATGATCACTGCTTTTAAGTGGCTATTATTTTCCCACATAGGAAAGTCACAAGAGAAAAGCGTTGCAATCATAATTCAGCCACAAATGACCTGCTGGAAACATCTAAAGTCTCTTTTGTTTCTCATGTACTACCTAATCTGGAATGATTATGGCAAAAGAGAGTCACCGTATAcctattttctttcatctccaTAACAACATTCTTTAGCTGAAAATCACCTTTTCCTACATTTTTAGCATGGAAGGCTTCTGCAAAGATTCAACCCACAAGGTCACTTCCATGAATTCAGCACATTCAGTCATGGAATTGCCTGGGACTGTAACCACAAAAAAGACaacctgcctttttttttttccccttcctcatcATGTTCTTGTTTTCCCTCCTTTTAATCATGCTGCTAGACACAAACCCTGTTTCTCACCTACTTTGGAGCGTCACACATCATCTAAGCTATTCATAGAGAAATGGGAATATATAACACGTGGCTAACACTAGAAAGAGATCTCCAAGGGTTTGAGGTATAGGTGCTACGTAGACAATGATCTTTACTCACAGGTAGAGCCACAACTTTTGCTCCTTTAGCTGATGCTTCTCTCACAAGTCTACAGGCTCGTTGGAGGTTATCTGATTTCAGAGCAGATACCTGGAGCTGAATAAGAGCCAGGCGGAAATCTATTGCcaggaaataaagaaattattcaGCAGAAttcctgtaggaaaaaaaagtcttcaaaatTTGAATTGACTAACAAGCATTTAACAACAGATATTTGcttatatattaatatatacacAAATCACTTCCAATTCATTTTGTGGTCTGTCTTGACTCTGCAAAGACTCTCAACACAGGGAGAACATCCAAATCCAGGCTCGCTAAAGGGAACCACACAGCCCGACCAGGGCTCAGCTGAGAGACCGTGGCATCTGCGTGCCAGTAGCGTTCAGCCCAGGCAGTACTCAGCCCGAGTTCCCATGCAAGGTACCATGTAACAGAAAGGAAGATCGCTAGGCACCTAGAcctgttccttccttcccagGCTGCCATATGGCTTGTGAGCCTATCTTCTTCTTGTGCCTGTTACTTGATGAGCACTGCATGTCCTAAAATGGTAATAAAAAACTAAATGATTGGATAATCTAAAAAGCACCAGACAGATATGGGAACAGGTGGCTTTTATCCCTCCAATCATACCTGGCCTGGGAAATGGCTACATAAAACAATAAAGAtaacacttttcctgttcactTACTTGCAGTTTGATTCCTAGCCAAGAAACAGCTGCAAGTGTTATCAACACTGCTTCTAGTGTGGCTAGGCAGGATTTATACTTGCAAGCTCTTAAGCACACCAGTGGAGAACATCGAGTTTTGAGCACCTGCTTTGGACTTCCATGGATCTCTCAGTACCTTAGGCTGTAGGAAAACACACCCTACAGCACCGAGATGCAGGGCAACCGGTTTCTACCAGTCTGCAGCAAAGTGAGAGTGCCCAGGGCAACTCCTGCTAGTACTGGCGTTATTTCACACCCCTTCCAAGGCTCAGAGGCAGCACTCAGGGCTGAGGCCTTCCCAGTCCACAGTATGACTGAGAACACCGGGGGAAAGTGGCAGCGGGCAGCCCACGGCCCGTCTCCACGGAGGGAACACGGTAAGGGCCCGGTGGAGACATGGAGGGACTTGCAGTGGCTGCGGGCGGCCCCTGGGGCCACGGGGAAGGCGGTGACTCTGCGGGAAGGCCCGGGGCGAGCGGGGAAATCGGCGCTACGCAGCGGCCCCTCTGGTCGGCTGAGGCCCGCAGAGGCAGGCCAGAGCTCCGCCTGAGCGCTTGGTTCAAGCTCCCGTCAGCTCTTCCCCCCGCGTGCCAGAGAGAGAAGCTCCCcagaaggagggaggggagtGCGAGGAGAGACCGGGGAGGAAGCCAGGGCTCCTCCGCGCTCACCGCCACTCACTGGCCATGGCTCCGCACGCCGCCCGCATTCcccgcggccgcggccccggctCCTCCCTCACGCCGGCGCGGGGCAGCCAGACACCGCGCGAGACCGCGAGGGCCGCTGGGAAATGTAgtcccggccccgcgccgcggcCCCAGCAGCGCCGCTCCGCCACGTCCCTGCTGAGGCGTTGCTTTAAAAACGCCTCGCAGGCTGCTTTGATGTAGTCTGAGGCGCTGCTCGATCCGATTTCACAGCATTTCCCTGATACAGCTCCTGGGAGCCGCGCAGCCGGCGTTCGGGCATGAGCTGAGCCTGTGTAAGCCCAGGGAAAGGCAGGGCGCTGGGAACGCTCCTCCTGTGCAACTCAGCACCTCCCaaacacacagccctgcacctAAACGTCATGTTCCTTCACTGACACCACATTTTCCCAGCCCTATGCCAGCAGTAGCAGCCCTGTATTTGTTAAggcctctctctcctccaaaaGATCTGTACTAGTTTACGGGTTCATTCACCTGGTGTATCTTTTACTGTGAACAGCATTATCTAGCTAGTATGTTAACTGCCATGCTGTTTTTATTACTGAACACAACGTGTTCCCCTTTAATCATCACAGAACACTGCTGCCTCATATATATTTTACAACCTTGGGCTTTTTAAAGGCATGTTTGTACAACTGTTGAAAATGCATGGCAACAGAAGCAGCTAAAGAGAAAACAGGTAACCCAGGGTGACCAACACCTTACACGTTCAATTTCAGGTAGCATGCAAAGAGATGAAGGATGGAAAGTGCAACCATATAATGCACAACCACCACTGTTTGCAGAAGTTACAAACCTTCAACAGATGAACTGTTCAATCTGCTTTTTGGAGCAGTAAAGGGAACATCTCATCCCAATCTGACCAAGCCAAAGGATGTCAGAATGGACAACTGCAGATGAGGAGGGGATACAGCTGCTCTTTGGCAGGCTTCCCTTCTTTCTAAATGAGCTCATGGTAGTAGAAACAGCATATAaaagttttgggtttgttttgttttattttttaagagcaCATTTTGCTGGATTCCAGGTGCAAAATCAGCCATTGCCTGAGTTCAGATGTGGTTAAGGGCAGGGcacaaaataacaaaatgagCAATGAAGCCGTATTGTcccttcaacatgaaaaaacagagtaaaaatCCAGCGTCTCCCATAGTTTAGAAAGATAGACACAGTCTATTTTTcaagtttcaaaacaaaaaatatctgaaagcaATATACACCCACACTATTACTCTCCTTCCCAAAACAGGGAAGCTTTTCAGCCATTCAGTGGACTTAGTCTGTATTGAAGAAAGGTCATTTGACAGAATCAAAAGTTTCGAAACTGCAGCTAGAATGCACTTGGAAGGAAAAACTACAAACCCTGCTGAGATTCACATTAAGGCCTAACACAGACTAAGCTGGAAGAGCAGCAAGTAATCTTTATGGGAGAAGgcaatgtaaataaaaatcacatCTCCACCATCAGAGATGTTTGGTGGGTGATATATGTAAAACTTTGTATAAACTCTCACACAGATCAGAATCCTTTAAAAGGAC
Above is a window of Colius striatus isolate bColStr4 chromosome 1, bColStr4.1.hap1, whole genome shotgun sequence DNA encoding:
- the NIT2 gene encoding omega-amidase NIT2 gives rise to the protein MRAACGAMANFRLALIQLQVSALKSDNLQRACRLVREASAKGAKVVALPECFNSPYGTQYFKEYAEKIPGESTEKLSEVAKECSIYLIGGSIPEEDGGKLYNTCTVFGPDGVLLAKHRKVHLFDINIPGKIQFKESETLSPGNSLSMFDTPYCKVGLGICYDMRFAEMAQIYGQKGCQLLIYPGAFNLTTGPAHWELLQRGRAVDNQVYVAAVSPARDEKASYVAWGHSTVVNPWGEVIAKAGPEETVIYTDIDLKKLAEIRQQIPILSQKRCDLYGIEMKK